One Staphylococcus simiae genomic region harbors:
- the radC gene encoding RadC family protein, whose translation MKIKEMNISEMPRERLLTYGSKSLSNSELLAILINTGRKGFSSIDISNELLGKYSSLSQLKKVSINELTNIKGIGLHKAITLKAVFELAERLSQPDIIKKFKITKPEDVAELMMSSMKDLAQEHFMLILLNSKNIVIKQVCVFIGTLNSSIVHPREVFNIAIKETANAVIAVHNHPSGDVTPSQEDIITTMRLKECGELLGIELLDHIIIGDNKFTSLVEEGYFE comes from the coding sequence TTGAAAATTAAAGAAATGAACATATCTGAAATGCCTAGAGAAAGACTTTTAACTTATGGCTCTAAAAGTTTATCTAATAGTGAATTGTTAGCAATACTTATTAATACAGGTAGAAAGGGATTTTCAAGTATTGATATAAGTAATGAATTATTAGGGAAGTATAGCAGCTTAAGTCAATTAAAAAAGGTATCTATCAATGAATTAACTAATATAAAAGGTATAGGGTTGCATAAGGCCATTACTTTAAAGGCAGTGTTCGAATTAGCTGAAAGACTAAGCCAACCTGATATCATAAAAAAATTCAAAATAACTAAGCCAGAAGATGTTGCTGAATTAATGATGTCATCAATGAAGGATTTAGCACAAGAACATTTTATGTTGATATTATTAAATTCTAAAAACATAGTTATCAAACAAGTCTGTGTTTTTATAGGTACATTAAATAGTTCTATAGTTCATCCTAGAGAGGTCTTCAATATAGCAATAAAAGAAACGGCGAATGCTGTAATTGCTGTACATAATCATCCTTCTGGTGATGTTACACCATCACAAGAAGATATTATTACAACGATGCGTTTGAAAGAATGTGGTGAGCTGTTAGGAATTGAATTATTAGATCATATCATCATAGGTGATAATAAATTCACTAGCTTAGTAGAAGAAGGATATTTTGAATAA